The following proteins come from a genomic window of Liolophura sinensis isolate JHLJ2023 chromosome 13, CUHK_Ljap_v2, whole genome shotgun sequence:
- the LOC135480755 gene encoding rhamnosyl O-methyltransferase-like: protein MEQEANKSNSASSFYDSFKDARDKLKNEVPDDRSRYVRMETREDKSAITGEAFQAIKKGKCLTEWQGIIMWKDPLSITIYQSMLWELKPATIIEIGAFRGGSALWLADHVTTFGLKSRVISSDIDLSNLDPKVKQNDIITFIQGDIYKIDEVFPESLLESLPHPWMIIEDSHENVAGQLEYFYKYMVTGDYFVAEDTHHDTIAESSADGGLIHKPNWGPEKMKVLREFCKKHPGDLLVDTRYNDMFGYNGTWNMNGFLRKM from the exons ATGGAGCAAGAGGCTAATAAGTCAAATTCAGCATCGTCATTCTACGATAGTTTCAAGGATGCACGAgataaactgaaaaatgaagTGCCCGATGACAGGTCCCGTTATGTACGGATGGAAACACGGGAAGACAAGTCCGCCATTACAGGAGAGGCATTTCAG GCTataaagaaaggaaaatgtCTGACAGAGTGGCAAGGCATTATAATGTGGAAGGACCCGTTATCCATCACGATATATCAGTCCATGCTATGGGAGCTAAAACCCGCCACCATTATAGAAATCGGGGCCTTCCGGGGAGGCTCGGCATTGTGGCTGGCAGATCACGTGACCACGTTCGGGTTGAAGTCTCGCGTAATCTCGTCCGATATAGACTTGTCTAACCTTGACccaaaggtaaaacaaaatgacatcatcacCTTCATCCAAGGAGACATTTACAAAATTGACGAGGTATTCCCGGAGAGCCTGCTTGAG tcGCTCCCGCACCCATGGATGATCATCGAGGATTCGCACGAGAACGTTGCTGGCCAGTtggaatatttttataaatacatggtaACGGGTGACTACTTCGTAGCAGAAGACACCCACCATGACACCATCGCCGAATCGAGTGCTGACGGTGGACTCATTCATAAACCGAATTGGGGTCCCGAAAAGATGAAGGTCCTACGGGAGTTCTGTAAGAAACATCCGGGCGATCTGCTGGTGGACACTCGCTACAACGACATGTTCGG GTACAACGGAACATGGAATATGAACGGTTTCCTCAGAAAAATGTGA